One region of Helicobacter pylori genomic DNA includes:
- a CDS encoding hydantoinase/oxoprolinase family protein, with protein MKDARVQVMGIDAGGTMTDTFFVKENGSFVVGKAQSNPEDESLAIYNSSQDALSHWQSDVNKVYPELVTCVYSGTAMLNRVVQRRGMEVGLICNKGFEQMHSMGRALQSYLGYALEERLHINTHKYDDPLIPLKRIRGVTERTDVKGQVVIPVRQEEVKVAVKELLEAGAKAIVICLLQSHKNAESERIVRDIALEQIEKLGKNVPVFASVDYYPQRKESHRMNTTILEAYAAEPSRQTLSKVSNRFKEHGAKFDLRVMATHGGTISWKAKELARTIVSGPIGGVIGSKLLGETLGYDNIACSDIGGTSFDMALIVKSNFNIASDPDMARLVLSLPLVAMDSVGAGAGSFVRIDPHSRSVKLGPDSAGYRVGTCWKDSGLDTVSVTDCHIVLGYLNPDNFLGGLIKLDVDRAKKHIKEQIADPLGISVEDAAAGVIELLDLELKEYLRSNISAKGYSPSDFVCFSYGGAGPVHTYGYTEGLGFKDVVVPAWAAGFSAFGCACADFEYRYDKSVDIAIPQYSSDKSKVEACKIIQDAWDELTLKVIEEFKINGFSQKDVILRPGYRMQYMGQLNDLEITSPVSKAASVADWEEIVKEYEKTYARVYSESACSPELGFSVTGVIMRGVVATQKPVIPVEKEHGATPPKEAKIGVRKFYRHKKWVDADVWQMEKLLPGNEVIGPAIVESDATTFVIPKGFATRLDKHRLFHLKEIK; from the coding sequence ATGAAAGACGCAAGAGTTCAGGTGATGGGTATTGATGCCGGTGGCACCATGACAGACACATTTTTTGTGAAAGAAAATGGCAGTTTCGTAGTTGGTAAAGCCCAAAGCAACCCAGAAGATGAGAGCTTAGCTATTTACAATAGCTCACAAGACGCTTTATCGCATTGGCAATCAGATGTGAATAAGGTTTATCCAGAGTTGGTCACTTGCGTGTACTCAGGCACGGCGATGCTCAATCGGGTCGTCCAAAGGCGTGGGATGGAAGTGGGCCTGATTTGCAATAAGGGTTTTGAGCAAATGCATTCTATGGGCAGGGCGTTGCAATCCTACTTGGGGTATGCGCTAGAAGAAAGGTTGCATATCAACACGCACAAGTATGATGATCCGCTGATTCCTTTAAAAAGGATTAGAGGCGTTACAGAAAGAACCGATGTCAAGGGGCAAGTGGTTATCCCAGTGCGCCAAGAAGAGGTTAAAGTTGCTGTTAAGGAGCTTTTAGAAGCAGGCGCAAAGGCTATTGTGATTTGCTTGTTGCAATCTCATAAAAACGCTGAAAGCGAACGGATCGTTAGAGATATAGCGTTAGAACAGATTGAAAAATTGGGTAAAAATGTTCCTGTATTCGCTTCGGTGGATTACTACCCTCAAAGAAAAGAAAGCCACAGAATGAACACCACTATCTTAGAAGCTTATGCGGCTGAGCCAAGCAGACAAACTCTCTCTAAAGTCAGTAACCGCTTCAAAGAGCATGGCGCTAAATTTGATCTTCGTGTGATGGCAACGCATGGAGGCACTATCAGTTGGAAAGCTAAAGAGCTCGCTAGAACGATCGTGAGCGGTCCTATTGGAGGCGTGATTGGATCTAAATTGCTAGGCGAAACGCTTGGTTATGACAATATTGCATGCAGCGATATTGGCGGCACGAGCTTTGATATGGCGCTTATCGTTAAGAGCAATTTCAACATCGCTTCTGACCCTGATATGGCGCGCCTTGTTTTATCTCTACCGCTTGTGGCTATGGATTCTGTTGGTGCAGGTGCGGGGAGTTTTGTGCGCATTGATCCGCACAGCCGATCTGTCAAACTAGGACCTGACAGCGCGGGGTATAGAGTTGGCACTTGTTGGAAAGACAGCGGGTTAGACACGGTTTCAGTAACTGATTGCCATATTGTTTTAGGCTATTTGAACCCGGATAATTTCTTAGGCGGTTTGATTAAATTAGATGTGGATAGGGCTAAAAAACACATTAAAGAGCAAATCGCTGATCCGCTAGGCATTAGCGTAGAAGATGCGGCTGCGGGTGTGATTGAGTTGCTTGATTTGGAGCTTAAAGAATACTTGCGATCCAATATTAGCGCTAAAGGGTATAGCCCGTCTGATTTTGTGTGCTTTTCATATGGTGGTGCGGGGCCTGTGCATACCTATGGCTATACAGAAGGTTTAGGGTTTAAGGATGTGGTAGTGCCTGCGTGGGCGGCTGGATTTAGCGCTTTTGGTTGCGCTTGCGCTGATTTTGAATACAGATACGATAAGAGCGTGGATATTGCCATTCCGCAGTATTCTTCAGACAAGTCAAAAGTAGAAGCATGCAAAATCATTCAAGACGCATGGGATGAATTGACTCTCAAAGTGATTGAAGAGTTTAAGATCAATGGATTTTCTCAAAAAGATGTGATTTTAAGACCTGGATACAGGATGCAGTATATGGGGCAATTGAATGATTTAGAGATCACTTCTCCTGTGTCAAAAGCTGCAAGCGTGGCTGATTGGGAAGAGATTGTTAAAGAATATGAAAAAACCTACGCTCGTGTTTATTCTGAATCAGCGTGTTCTCCAGAGCTTGGTTTTAGCGTGACCGGCGTGATCATGCGTGGTGTTGTGGCTACGCAAAAACCTGTGATTCCGGTTGAAAAAGAGCATGGTGCCACGCCTCCAAAAGAAGCCAAAATAGGCGTTAGAAAATTCTATCGTCATAAGAAATGGGTGGATGCAGATGTGTGGCAAATGGAAAAATTACTGCCTGGAAATGAAGTCATAGGGCCTGCGATCGTGGAATCAGATGCGACCACTTTCGTGATACCCAAAGGCTTTGCGACAAGACTAGACAAACACCGATTGTTCCACTTAAAAGAAATTAAATAA
- a CDS encoding diacylglycerol kinase produces the protein MSDFKVPPKAKGFKRLFKALFYSKDGLKCAWAEESAFRQIIILALFCITLAIYLAKDFLEWGLLIAPCFLSVVIELINSSIEKAVDFTGTEFHPLAKKAKDMASAAQLIGLIFWVLIWGRYLLTLYFN, from the coding sequence ATGAGTGATTTCAAAGTCCCCCCCAAAGCTAAAGGGTTTAAACGCCTTTTTAAAGCCCTTTTTTATTCTAAAGACGGACTTAAATGCGCATGGGCTGAAGAGAGCGCGTTCAGGCAAATTATTATCTTGGCTCTTTTTTGTATCACTCTAGCGATCTATCTAGCTAAAGATTTTTTAGAATGGGGGCTATTGATTGCACCTTGTTTTTTATCGGTGGTCATTGAATTGATCAACAGCTCCATTGAAAAGGCTGTGGATTTTACTGGCACTGAGTTCCACCCCTTAGCCAAAAAGGCTAAAGACATGGCCAGTGCAGCCCAACTGATAGGGCTTATTTTTTGGGTTTTGATTTGGGGGCGTTATCTTTTAACGCTTTATTTTAATTAA
- a CDS encoding lipid A deacylase LpxR family protein, which yields MFFKFILCLSLGMFAWAKEDILTPLTPSKRYSINLMTENDGYINPYIDEYYTAGNQIGFSTKEFDFSKNKAMKWTSYLGFFNKSPRVTRFGISLAQDMYTPSLENRKLVHLHDNHPYGGYLRVNLNVYNRHQTFMELFTLSLGTTGQDSLAAQTQHLIHKWGHDPQFYGWNTQLKNEFIFELHYQLLKKVPLLKTRFFSMELMPGFNVELGNARDYFQLGSLFRAGYNLDADYGVNKVNTAFDGGMPYSDKFSVYFFVGAFGRFQPLNIFIQGNSPETRGIANLEYFVYASEIGAAMMWRSFRVAFTITDISKTFQSQPKHHQIGTLELNFAF from the coding sequence TTGTTTTTCAAATTTATTTTATGTTTATCATTAGGAATGTTTGCATGGGCAAAAGAGGATATTCTTACCCCATTAACGCCCTCTAAACGCTATTCTATCAATTTGATGACTGAAAATGATGGTTATATCAACCCTTACATTGATGAGTATTATACCGCAGGCAACCAAATAGGTTTTTCTACTAAAGAGTTTGATTTTTCTAAAAATAAAGCGATGAAATGGACTTCGTATTTAGGGTTTTTCAATAAAAGCCCTAGGGTTACTCGTTTTGGCATTTCTCTCGCCCAAGACATGTATACCCCTTCACTTGAAAACAGAAAACTGGTGCATTTGCATGACAACCACCCTTATGGGGGGTATTTGAGGGTGAATTTGAATGTGTATAACCGCCATCAAACTTTCATGGAGTTATTCACGCTTTCTTTAGGCACGACAGGGCAAGATTCTTTGGCCGCTCAAACGCAGCATCTCATTCATAAATGGGGCCATGACCCCCAATTTTATGGCTGGAACACACAGCTCAAAAACGAATTTATCTTTGAATTGCACTACCAATTGCTCAAAAAAGTCCCCCTTTTAAAGACTCGTTTTTTTTCTATGGAGTTAATGCCTGGGTTTAATGTGGAATTGGGTAATGCGAGGGATTATTTCCAACTCGGCTCGCTCTTTAGGGCTGGGTATAACCTAGACGCTGATTATGGGGTCAATAAGGTCAATACCGCTTTTGATGGAGGCATGCCTTATAGCGATAAATTTTCCGTCTATTTTTTTGTAGGGGCTTTTGGGCGCTTCCAACCCCTTAACATCTTCATTCAAGGCAATAGCCCTGAAACTAGGGGCATTGCTAATTTGGAATACTTTGTTTATGCCAGTGAAATAGGAGCGGCTATGATGTGGCGTAGCTTTAGGGTGGCTTTTACGATCACTGATATTAGTAAAACCTTTCAATCCCAGCCTAAACACCACCAAATCGGCACTTTAGAATTGAATTTTGCCTTTTGA
- a CDS encoding hydantoinase B/oxoprolinase family protein, with protein MANLLKNGKTLKQARDEILARTEKTGHYNGLKKLEFKERDPIGYEKMFSKLRGGIVHARETAKRIAASPIVEQEGELCFTLYNAVGDSVLTSTGIIIHVGTMGSAIKYMVENNWEDSPGINDKDIFTNNDCAIGNVHPCDIMTLVPIFHDEKLIGWVGGVTHVIDTGSVTPGSMSTGQVQRFGDGYMITCRKTGANDESFKDWLHESQRSVRTPKYWILDERTRIAGCHMIRDLVMEVIKEDGIDSYMRFIDEVIEEGRRGLISRIKSMTIPGKYRKVAFVDVPYAHKDIGVCSEFAKLDTIMHSPVEITINKDATWKLDFDGASRWGWHSFNCNQVSFTSGIWVMMTQTLIPTSRINDGAYFATQFRLKKGTWMNPDDRRTGHAYAWHFLVSGWSALWRGLSQAYYSRGYLEEVNSGNANTSNWLQGGGINQDGEIHAVNSFETSSCGTGACAIKDGLNHAAAIWNPEGDMGDVEIWEMAEPLLYLGRNVKANTGGYGKYRGGNGFETLRMVWGAHDWTMFFMGNGYMNSDWGMMGGYPAASGYRFEAHNTDLKNRIKNNASLPLGGDFNPTDRDYEKHISHASQVKRDKQCITTENCFDNYDLYLNYIKGGPGFGDPIERDLDAILEDLNSKQLLPEYAYKVYGAIVSQNKDGIWVGDEAKTKARRKEILENRKARSIPVKEWMEQERNAILEKEASKQVKHMYATSFDLSPKFLNDFKTFWNLPKNWTVKEDELGVFTYGSKYRMDLSKLPDVRTVVLVDEK; from the coding sequence ATGGCAAATTTATTGAAAAACGGCAAAACTTTAAAACAAGCTAGAGATGAAATCCTAGCCAGGACAGAAAAAACAGGGCATTATAATGGTCTCAAAAAACTAGAGTTTAAAGAAAGAGATCCGATTGGTTATGAGAAAATGTTCTCTAAATTAAGAGGTGGTATCGTGCATGCCAGAGAAACGGCTAAAAGGATTGCGGCTAGCCCTATTGTTGAGCAAGAGGGGGAATTGTGCTTCACGCTTTATAACGCTGTGGGCGATAGCGTGCTGACTTCTACGGGCATCATTATCCATGTAGGCACTATGGGATCGGCTATTAAATACATGGTAGAGAATAATTGGGAAGATAGCCCTGGTATCAACGACAAGGATATTTTCACCAATAATGACTGCGCGATTGGGAATGTGCACCCATGCGATATTATGACTCTTGTGCCTATTTTTCACGATGAAAAATTGATTGGTTGGGTAGGCGGTGTTACGCATGTGATTGATACCGGATCAGTTACTCCAGGATCGATGAGCACCGGGCAGGTTCAAAGATTTGGGGATGGATACATGATCACTTGCCGTAAGACAGGGGCGAATGATGAGAGCTTTAAAGATTGGTTGCATGAATCTCAAAGATCGGTAAGAACGCCTAAATATTGGATTTTGGATGAAAGGACTAGGATTGCAGGATGCCATATGATTAGGGATTTAGTGATGGAAGTCATTAAAGAAGACGGCATTGATTCTTACATGCGATTTATTGATGAGGTGATTGAAGAGGGGAGAAGAGGCCTTATCTCTAGGATCAAATCCATGACCATACCGGGCAAGTATAGAAAGGTAGCGTTTGTGGATGTGCCTTATGCGCATAAGGATATTGGCGTGTGTTCTGAATTTGCTAAACTAGACACAATCATGCACTCTCCTGTGGAAATCACTATCAATAAGGACGCTACATGGAAATTGGATTTTGATGGTGCGTCTAGGTGGGGATGGCACTCTTTCAATTGCAACCAAGTGTCTTTTACTAGCGGTATTTGGGTGATGATGACTCAAACGCTGATCCCCACTTCCCGCATCAACGATGGTGCTTATTTTGCGACTCAATTCAGACTCAAAAAAGGGACTTGGATGAATCCAGATGACAGGCGCACTGGGCATGCTTATGCGTGGCATTTCTTGGTATCAGGCTGGAGCGCTTTGTGGAGAGGTTTGTCTCAAGCGTATTACAGCCGAGGGTATTTAGAAGAAGTCAATTCTGGAAACGCTAACACTTCCAATTGGCTGCAAGGCGGTGGTATCAACCAGGATGGAGAAATCCATGCGGTGAATAGCTTTGAGACGAGTTCTTGTGGGACTGGAGCTTGCGCGATAAAAGACGGCCTAAATCACGCAGCGGCTATTTGGAATCCAGAAGGCGATATGGGCGATGTTGAAATTTGGGAAATGGCAGAGCCTCTTCTTTATTTAGGCAGGAATGTCAAAGCCAATACCGGTGGGTATGGGAAATATCGAGGCGGTAACGGGTTTGAAACCTTAAGAATGGTGTGGGGCGCGCATGATTGGACCATGTTCTTTATGGGTAATGGCTATATGAATAGCGATTGGGGTATGATGGGAGGCTATCCAGCGGCTAGTGGTTATAGGTTTGAAGCGCACAACACCGATTTAAAAAACAGGATTAAAAATAACGCTAGCTTGCCTTTGGGGGGCGATTTTAACCCAACTGATCGAGATTATGAAAAGCACATTTCTCATGCGTCTCAAGTCAAAAGGGATAAGCAATGCATCACCACTGAGAACTGCTTTGACAATTACGACTTGTATTTGAACTACATCAAAGGCGGTCCTGGATTTGGCGATCCTATTGAAAGGGATTTGGATGCGATTTTAGAAGATCTAAACAGCAAACAGCTATTGCCAGAATACGCTTACAAGGTTTATGGTGCGATTGTGAGCCAGAATAAAGACGGCATTTGGGTAGGAGATGAAGCCAAAACGAAAGCCAGAAGAAAAGAAATTCTTGAAAACAGAAAGGCTAGATCCATCCCTGTAAAAGAATGGATGGAGCAAGAAAGAAACGCTATTCTTGAAAAAGAGGCTTCCAAACAAGTTAAGCACATGTATGCGACTAGCTTTGATCTCTCGCCTAAGTTTTTGAATGATTTTAAAACATTCTGGAACTTGCCAAAGAATTGGACTGTGAAAGAAGATGAGCTTGGCGTATTCACCTATGGATCTAAATACAGGATGGATTTGAGCAAATTGCCTGATGTGCGCACGGTTGTGTTGGTTGATGAGAAATAA
- the gyrA gene encoding DNA topoisomerase (ATP-hydrolyzing) subunit A — translation MQGNLVNETKNIVEVGIDSSIEESYLAYSMSVIIGRALPDARDGLKPVHRRILYAMHELGLTSKVAYKKSARIVGDVIGKYHPHGDNAVYNALVRMAQDFSMRLELVDGQGNFGSIDGDNAAAMRYTEARMTKASEEILRDIDKDTIDFVPNYDDTLKEPDILPSRLPNLLVNGANGIAVGMATSIPPHRIDEIIDALAHVLENPNAELDEILEFVKGPDFPTGGIIYGKAGIVEAYKTGRGRVKVRAKVHVEKTKNKEIIVLDEMPFQTNKAKLVEQISDLVREKQIEGISEVRDESDREGIRVVIELKRDAMSEIVLNHLYKLTTMETTFSIILLAIYNKEPKIFTLLELLRLFLNHRKTIIIRRTIFELEKAKARAHILEGYLIALDNIDEIVQLIKTSPSPEAAKNALMERFTLSEIQSKAILEMRLQRLTGLERDKIKEEYQNLLELISDLNGILKSEDRLNEVVKTELLEVKEQFSSPRRTEIQESYESIDTEDLIANEPMVVSMSYKGYVKRVDLKAYERQNRGGKGKLSGNTYEDDFIENFFVANTHDILLFITNKGQLYHLKVYKIPEASRIAMGKAIVNLISLTPDEKIMATLSTKDFSDERSLAFFTKNGVVKRTNLSEFGGNRSYSGIRAIVLDEGDELVGAKVVDNNAKHLLIASHLGIFIKFPLEDVREIGRTTRGVRGIKLNENDFVVGAVVISDDSNKLLSVSENGLGKQTLAEAYREQSRGGKGVIGMKLTQKTGNLVGVISVDDENLDLMILTVSAKMIRVSIKDIRETGRNASGVKLINTADKVVYVNSCPKEEEPENLETSSAQNLFE, via the coding sequence ATGCAAGGTAATTTAGTCAATGAAACAAAAAATATTGTAGAAGTGGGGATTGATTCTTCTATTGAAGAGAGCTATTTAGCCTATTCCATGAGCGTGATCATAGGGCGTGCTTTACCGGACGCTAGAGATGGCTTAAAGCCTGTGCATAGGCGTATTTTGTATGCGATGCATGAATTAGGCCTTACTTCCAAAGTCGCTTACAAAAAAAGCGCTAGGATCGTGGGTGATGTGATTGGTAAATACCACCCCCATGGCGATAACGCGGTTTATAATGCGCTAGTGAGAATGGCGCAAGATTTTTCCATGCGTTTGGAATTAGTGGATGGGCAGGGCAACTTTGGTTCTATTGATGGCGATAACGCTGCAGCGATGCGTTACACTGAAGCCAGAATGACTAAGGCGAGTGAAGAAATTTTAAGGGATATTGATAAAGACACCATTGATTTTGTGCCTAATTACGATGACACCTTAAAAGAGCCAGATATTCTACCAAGCCGTCTGCCTAACCTTTTAGTCAATGGGGCTAATGGGATCGCCGTAGGGATGGCGACTTCTATCCCCCCTCATAGGATTGATGAAATCATAGACGCTTTAGCGCATGTCTTAGAAAACCCTAACGCTGAATTAGATGAAATTTTGGAATTTGTCAAAGGGCCTGATTTTCCCACCGGTGGGATCATTTATGGCAAGGCGGGCATTGTTGAAGCCTATAAAACGGGGCGAGGGCGTGTGAAAGTGCGGGCCAAAGTGCATGTGGAAAAAACAAAAAATAAAGAAATCATCGTTTTAGATGAAATGCCTTTCCAAACCAATAAAGCCAAATTAGTGGAACAAATCAGCGATTTAGTGCGAGAAAAGCAAATTGAAGGCATTAGCGAAGTTCGCGATGAGAGCGATAGAGAGGGCATTAGAGTGGTGATTGAATTAAAAAGAGACGCAATGAGTGAAATTGTCTTAAACCACCTTTACAAACTCACCACCATGGAGACCACTTTTAGCATCATTTTACTCGCTATTTACAATAAAGAGCCTAAGATTTTCACGCTTTTAGAGTTGTTGCGCCTTTTCTTAAACCACAGAAAAACCATTATTATAAGACGCACGATTTTTGAATTAGAAAAGGCTAAGGCTAGAGCGCATATTTTAGAAGGCTATTTGATCGCCTTGGACAATATTGATGAAATCGTGCAGCTCATTAAAACAAGCCCAAGCCCAGAAGCGGCTAAAAACGCCTTAATGGAGCGTTTCACTTTGAGCGAAATCCAAAGCAAAGCCATTTTAGAAATGCGTTTGCAACGCTTAACAGGCCTTGAAAGGGATAAGATCAAAGAAGAATACCAAAACTTGTTGGAGCTTATTAGTGATCTCAATGGCATTTTAAAGAGCGAAGATCGCTTGAATGAAGTCGTCAAAACAGAGCTTTTAGAAGTCAAAGAGCAGTTTTCTTCTCCAAGGCGCACTGAAATTCAAGAATCTTACGAAAGTATTGACACAGAAGATTTGATCGCTAATGAGCCTATGGTGGTGAGCATGAGCTATAAAGGCTATGTGAAAAGAGTGGATTTAAAAGCTTATGAAAGGCAAAATCGTGGCGGTAAGGGCAAGCTTTCAGGCAACACTTATGAAGACGATTTTATTGAAAACTTTTTTGTGGCTAACACGCATGATATTTTGCTCTTTATCACCAATAAGGGGCAATTATATCATTTGAAAGTCTATAAAATCCCAGAAGCGAGCCGGATCGCTATGGGTAAAGCCATTGTGAATTTAATCTCACTCACTCCAGATGAAAAGATCATGGCGACTCTAAGCACTAAAGACTTTAGCGATGAACGCTCTTTAGCTTTCTTTACAAAAAATGGCGTGGTGAAGCGCACCAATTTGAGCGAATTTGGCGGTAATAGGAGTTATAGCGGTATCAGAGCGATTGTTTTAGATGAAGGCGATGAATTAGTGGGCGCAAAAGTTGTGGATAACAACGCCAAGCATTTGCTCATCGCATCGCATTTGGGTATTTTCATTAAATTCCCTTTAGAAGATGTGCGCGAGATCGGAAGAACTACTCGTGGGGTTAGAGGGATTAAATTGAATGAAAATGATTTTGTTGTCGGCGCGGTCGTCATTAGCGATGATAGCAACAAGCTTTTGAGCGTGAGCGAGAACGGGCTTGGCAAGCAAACTCTAGCCGAAGCGTATAGGGAGCAATCTCGTGGAGGCAAGGGGGTCATTGGCATGAAGCTCACTCAAAAAACCGGTAATCTAGTGGGCGTTATCAGCGTAGATGATGAGAACCTGGATTTGATGATCCTTACTGTGAGCGCGAAAATGATTAGAGTTTCCATTAAAGACATTAGAGAAACTGGAAGAAATGCCAGTGGGGTAAAACTCATAAACACCGCTGATAAAGTCGTGTATGTCAATTCTTGCCCTAAAGAAGAAGAGCCAGAAAATTTAGAAACCTCTTCGGCGCAAAATTTGTTTGAGTGA
- a CDS encoding TIGR00366 family protein → MFLLRHLTSACVFLASKCLPDSFVLVALLSFVVFVLVYCLTGQDASSVISSWGNGAWTLLGFSMQMALILVLGQALASAKLVQKLLKYLASLPKGYYTALWLVTFLSLIANWINWGFGLVISAIFAKEIAKNVKGVDYRLLIASAYSGFVIWHGGLSGSIPLSVATQNENLSKMSAGVIEKAIPISQTIFSAYNLIIIGIILVGLPFLMAMIHPKKEEIVEIDSKLLKDKYKEIELIDHQQDKTIAHFLENSALLSYLLVFLGFGYLGVYFFKGGGISLNIVNTIFLFLGILLHKTPLAYVKAINHSARSVAGILLQFPFYAGIMGMMASHSVGGHSLAQMLSLAFTHIANEKTFALMTFLSAGVVNIFIPSGGGQWAIQAPIMLPAGQSLGVDPGVVSMAIAWGDAWTNMIQPFWALPALAIAGLGAKDIMGYCVLTLIFVGLVVCGVFYFLV, encoded by the coding sequence ATGTTTTTATTAAGGCATTTGACTTCAGCGTGCGTGTTTTTAGCGTCTAAATGTTTGCCGGACTCTTTTGTCTTGGTCGCTCTTTTATCGTTTGTCGTGTTTGTTCTTGTTTATTGCTTGACAGGGCAAGACGCTTCGTCTGTCATTTCCAGTTGGGGGAATGGCGCTTGGACGCTTTTAGGTTTTTCTATGCAAATGGCTCTTATTTTGGTGCTAGGTCAGGCTTTAGCTAGCGCTAAATTAGTCCAAAAACTTTTAAAATACTTGGCGTCTTTACCTAAAGGGTATTACACGGCTTTATGGTTAGTTACTTTTTTATCGTTAATCGCTAATTGGATCAACTGGGGTTTTGGCTTGGTGATCAGCGCGATTTTTGCAAAAGAGATCGCCAAAAATGTTAAAGGGGTGGATTACAGGCTACTTATCGCTAGCGCTTATTCGGGTTTTGTCATCTGGCATGGGGGTTTATCAGGCTCTATCCCTTTAAGCGTTGCCACCCAAAATGAAAATCTATCCAAAATGAGCGCTGGGGTGATTGAAAAAGCCATTCCTATCAGTCAGACGATTTTTTCTGCATATAATTTAATCATTATAGGGATCATTCTTGTAGGGTTACCCTTTTTAATGGCAATGATCCACCCTAAAAAAGAAGAAATCGTTGAAATTGATTCAAAGCTTTTAAAAGACAAATACAAAGAAATTGAACTCATTGACCACCAACAAGACAAAACGATCGCGCATTTTTTAGAAAACAGTGCTTTGCTTTCTTATCTTTTGGTTTTTTTGGGTTTTGGGTATCTTGGTGTTTATTTTTTTAAAGGGGGAGGGATTAGTTTAAACATTGTCAATACGATTTTCCTTTTTTTAGGGATTTTACTGCATAAAACCCCTTTGGCTTATGTGAAAGCGATCAATCATTCCGCTAGGAGCGTGGCTGGGATTTTATTGCAATTCCCTTTTTATGCCGGGATTATGGGGATGATGGCAAGCCATAGCGTGGGGGGGCATTCTTTAGCGCAAATGCTTTCTTTAGCCTTCACGCACATCGCTAATGAAAAAACTTTCGCGCTCATGACTTTTTTGAGCGCAGGGGTTGTCAATATTTTTATTCCATCAGGCGGAGGGCAATGGGCGATTCAAGCTCCTATCATGCTCCCAGCTGGCCAAAGCTTGGGGGTGGATCCGGGCGTGGTTTCTATGGCTATCGCTTGGGGAGACGCTTGGACGAATATGATACAGCCTTTTTGGGCTTTGCCTGCGTTAGCCATTGCCGGTTTGGGCGCTAAAGACATTATGGGCTATTGCGTTTTGACTTTAATTTTTGTAGGCTTAGTCGTGTGTGGGGTATTTTATTTTTTAGTGTGA
- a CDS encoding DUF262 domain-containing protein, with the protein MKVTQGIANDFFALTNTIFSILVHQRNHTWEEENCKKLLQDIVNISKNKKMYFMGPITMLSIK; encoded by the coding sequence ATGAAAGTAACACAAGGCATTGCTAACGACTTTTTTGCCCTAACAAACACGATATTTTCTATCCTTGTACACCAGCGAAACCACACTTGGGAAGAAGAAAATTGTAAAAAATTACTGCAAGATATTGTCAATATCTCTAAAAATAAGAAAATGTATTTTATGGGTCCTATCACTATGCTTTCAATAAAATAA
- a CDS encoding acetone carboxylase subunit gamma, producing MSKYTQEQIKNLVEGNLDWNTVLKMLSMPKDHERFQMYLKVLQDKVGFDDKIVLPLGPHLFVVQDPQKKWVIKCSCGHAFCAPEENWKLHANIYVRDTAEKMEEVYPKLLASDTHWQVYREYICPDCGILLDVEAPTPWYPVIHDFEPDIEVFYKDWLGIQPPERR from the coding sequence ATGTCAAAATACACACAAGAACAAATTAAAAATTTAGTAGAGGGGAACTTGGATTGGAACACTGTCTTAAAAATGCTGAGCATGCCTAAAGATCATGAAAGGTTCCAAATGTATTTGAAGGTGTTGCAAGATAAGGTAGGTTTTGATGATAAGATCGTCTTACCCTTGGGGCCGCATTTGTTTGTGGTGCAAGATCCTCAAAAGAAGTGGGTTATTAAGTGTTCATGCGGTCATGCGTTTTGCGCTCCAGAGGAGAATTGGAAATTGCATGCAAACATCTATGTGCGCGATACAGCAGAAAAAATGGAAGAGGTGTATCCTAAACTCTTAGCCAGTGATACTCACTGGCAAGTGTATCGGGAGTATATTTGCCCGGATTGCGGCATCCTTTTAGATGTTGAAGCCCCAACTCCTTGGTATCCTGTGATCCATGATTTTGAGCCTGATATAGAGGTGTTTTATAAAGATTGGCTAGGCATACAGCCCCCAGAAAGACGCTAA